A part of Rhinoderma darwinii isolate aRhiDar2 chromosome 1, aRhiDar2.hap1, whole genome shotgun sequence genomic DNA contains:
- the LOC142664252 gene encoding LOW QUALITY PROTEIN: uncharacterized protein LOC142664252 (The sequence of the model RefSeq protein was modified relative to this genomic sequence to represent the inferred CDS: substituted 1 base at 1 genomic stop codon), whose product MDKDRNEMSRRILDFTLEIIYLLSGEEYTVVKKTSGDCTTPIIHESGGWSSSQSPITEPPPHSRIHEKKIIELIYKMTELLTGEVPIRCQDVTVYFSMEEWEYLEGHKDLYEEIMMENYQPHKSQDGSSRRNPPERCPSPLYSQDCPEENHNVPENHQGENLTNIKAEDESEEKERVRGDQPCKSEVEEEIPGGVTTENPCTNSEGNFMLSMNYKLEDEDIMQHCSGENLITIYAHPGLHSTDLLYNATNHEEPSEQQQIVTTSTAEKRGKRFQCGEQFTNCSGNFTNRRIHTGEKPYSCSECGKCFTCKPHLAKHERIHTGEKPYSCSECGKCFTDKSNLVSHERSHTGEKPYSCSECGKCFAHNSNLVIHERSHTGEKPYSCSECGKCFVQKLNLVRHKRIHTGEKPYSCSECGKCFTQKSHLVSHARSHTGKKPYSCSECGKCFAHNSNLVRHQISHTGEKPYSCSECGKCFTDKSHLVRHERSHTGEKPYSCPECGKCFIDKSCLIRHERIHTGKKPYSCSECGKCFIDKSRLATHERSHTGEKPYSCAECGKCFTYKSHLVTHERSHTGEQPYSCSECRKCFIDKSRLVRHERSHTGEKPYSCVECGKCFTYKSHLVTHERSHTGEKPYSCPECGKCFIDKSRLLTHVRSHTGEKPYSCAECGKCFTYKSHLVTHERSHTGEKPYSCPECGKCFTYKSRLVRHERSHTGEKLCLCSECGKCFTTKGKLRAHERSHTVEKLFXCSICGRCFRKKYNFGTWRNHCGIRLRMWSIL is encoded by the exons atggacaaggacaggaatgagatgagcagaagaatattggacttcaccttggagatcatctacctgttgagcggagag GAGTACAcagtagtgaagaagacatcgggtgactgtacgactcccatcatccatgagtcaggaggatggagcagtagtcagagccccatcacagagcctccccctcactcccggatacatgagaagaagatcatagaactgatctacaagatgactgagctgctgactggagag gttcctataaggtgtcaggatgtcactgtctatttctccatggaggagtgggagtatctagaaggacacaaggatctgtacgaggagatcatgatggagaactaccaGCCGCACAAATCACAAG atggatccagtaggagaaatccaccagagagatgtcccagtcctctgtattcccaggactgtccagaggaaaatcacaatgtcccagagaatcatcag GGGGAAaatctgactaatattaaagcgGAGGATGAATCAGAAGAAAAAGAGCGGGTGAGGGgagatcaaccgtgtaagagtgaagtagaggaggaaattccaggaggtgttaccacag AAAATCCCTGTACGAATtctgagggaaacttcatgtTATCGATGAATTATAAATTAGAAGACGAAGATATCATGCAGCACTGTTCAGGAGAAAACCTGATTACCATTTATGcacatccaggacttcacagtacagatctgTTGTATAATGCCACTAATCATGAGGAACCTTCTGAACAACAACAAATAGTTACCACAAGTACAGCTGAGAAAaggggtaaaaggtttcaatgtggtgaacagttcacaaactgctcaGGTAATTTTACAAAtagaagaattcacacaggagagaagccgtattcatgttcagaatgtggaaaatgttttacatgtAAACCACATCTTGCTAAACATGAGAGAatccacacaggagagaaaccatattcatgttcagaatgtgggaaatgttttacagataaatcaaatcttgtttcACATgaaagaagtcacacaggagagaagccatattcatgttcagaatgtgggaaatgttttgcacaTAATTcaaatcttgttatacatgagagaagtcacacaggagagaagccgtattcatgttcagaatgtgggaaatgttttgtacAAAAATTAAATCTTGTTAGacataagagaattcacacaggggagaagccatattcatgttcagaatgtgggaaatgttttacacaaaaatcacatcttgtttcacatgcgagaagtcacacaggaaagaagccatattcatgttcagaatgtgggaaatgttttgcacaTAATTCAAATCTTGTTAGACATCAGATAAGTCACACAggtgagaagccgtattcatgttcagaatgtggaaaatgttttacagataaatcacatcttgttagacatgagagaagtcacacaggagagaagccgtattcatgtccagaatgtgggaaatgttttatagataAATCATGTCTTATTAGACAtgaaagaattcacacaggaaagaaaccatattcatgttcagaatgtgggaaatgttttatagataAATCACGTCTTgctacacatgagagaagtcacacaggggagaagccatattcatgtgcagaatgtggaaaatgttttacatataaatcccatcttgttacacatgagagaagtcacacaggagagcagccatattcatgttcagaatgtaggaaatgttttatagataaatcacgtcttgttagacatgagagaagtcacacaggagagaagccatattcatgtgtagaatgtgggaaatgttttacatataaatcacatcttgttacacatgagagaagtcacacaggagagaagccgtattcatgtccagaatgtgggaaatgttttatagataAATCACGTCTTCTTACACAtgtgagaagtcacacaggggagaagccatattcatgtgcagaatgtggaaaatgttttacatataaatcacatcttgttacacatgagagaagtcacacaggagagaagccgtattcatgtccagaatgtgggaaatgttttacatataaatcacgtcttgttagacatgagagaagtcacacaggggagaagctatgtttatgttcagaatgtgggaaatgttttactactaaaggcaaacttagggctcatgagagaagtcacacagtggAAAAACTGTTTTGATGTTCTATATGTGGAAGATGTTTTCGAAAGAAATACAATTTTGGAACTTGGAGAAATCACTGTGGAATTCGTTTAAGAATGTGGTCAATACTATaa
- the LOC142705001 gene encoding gastrula zinc finger protein XlCGF66.1-like, translated as MDKDRNEMSRRLLDFTLEIIYLLSGEEYTIVKKTLGDCTTPIIHESGGWSSSQSPITEPPPHSRIHEKKVLELIYKMTELLTGEVPIRCQDVTVYFSMEEWEYLEGHKDLYEEVMMEDYRPRTSQALAAPLSLNAELWAAGSVDCGQSVL; from the exons atggacaaggacaggaatgagatgagcagaagattattagacttcaccttggagatcatctacctgttgagcggagag gagtacacaatagtgaagaagacattgggtgactgtacgactcccatcatccatgagtcaggaggatggagcagtagtcagagccccatcactgagcctccccctcactctcggatacatgagaagaaggtcttagaactgatctacaagatgactgagctgctgactggagag gttcctataaggtgtcaggatgtcactgtctatttctccatggaggagtgggagtatctagaaggacacaaggatctgtacgaggaggtcatgatggaggactaccggccacgcacatcacaag CGCTGGCGGCCCCTCTGTCTCTtaatgcagagttatgggcaGCCGGCAGCGTGGACTGTGGGCAGTCTGTGCTGTAG